A single region of the Synechococcus sp. HK05 genome encodes:
- a CDS encoding multicopper oxidase family protein, translating to MNRRSFLALTAGGAAAASAGLVGQRWLSHAREVAAAGASTAVRSSQGVLNLDLVAQETRIAIPGTAGRALTYNGLLPGPLLELEAGDAVQILLHNQLRQPTNLHYHGLHVSPEGNADNVFLSVQPGASQSYSFRIPEDHPAGLFYYHPHHHGTVADQVFGGLGGALIVRGALDRIPEVQAAQEEVLFLKDLPADREPSMGGAMLGREGSVLTVNGQVNPRIEIPAGGLLRLRFVNGSNARFWRLALEGHRLHLIATDGGALERPFAVEDLLLVPGARADVLVQISPTGGRFRLRNRAYNRIGRSMMGMGRMMASSQGEETIATVQTDGATTPKPLPQQLLPVQPLNNPVRTRRFVMNHGMAPGMGMVFLINGQAYDHQRIDTRVRLGEIEEWELVNTGVMDHPFHVHVNPMQVISRNGQPEPFPAWRDVVLVRAGETVRVRTQFRDFPGRSVYHCHILDHEELGMMGNLLIEA from the coding sequence ATGAACCGCCGCTCGTTTCTGGCCTTGACGGCCGGTGGCGCTGCCGCCGCTTCTGCAGGGCTGGTGGGTCAGCGCTGGCTGAGTCATGCCCGTGAGGTCGCAGCGGCCGGTGCCTCTACGGCTGTGCGATCCAGCCAAGGCGTTCTGAACCTGGATCTCGTCGCGCAGGAAACGCGGATCGCGATCCCAGGAACGGCTGGTCGCGCTCTCACCTACAACGGCCTGTTGCCAGGGCCGTTGCTGGAATTAGAGGCTGGTGACGCTGTACAGATCCTTCTGCACAATCAACTCAGACAACCCACCAACCTTCACTATCACGGCCTTCATGTCTCGCCAGAGGGGAATGCCGACAACGTCTTTCTGAGTGTTCAGCCCGGGGCCAGCCAGAGCTATTCCTTCCGGATTCCGGAGGATCACCCTGCCGGCCTGTTTTACTACCACCCCCATCACCACGGAACGGTGGCCGATCAGGTGTTCGGCGGGCTTGGTGGTGCCCTGATCGTGCGCGGCGCTCTCGACCGCATTCCGGAGGTGCAGGCCGCCCAGGAGGAGGTGCTGTTTCTCAAGGATCTCCCAGCCGACCGGGAGCCATCGATGGGTGGAGCGATGCTTGGCCGCGAGGGTTCCGTGCTCACCGTGAATGGGCAGGTGAACCCCAGGATTGAGATCCCTGCCGGGGGATTACTCCGGCTGCGATTCGTGAATGGCTCCAATGCACGCTTCTGGCGCCTGGCGCTGGAAGGGCATCGTCTTCATCTGATCGCTACTGATGGCGGTGCACTGGAGCGGCCGTTTGCCGTGGAGGATTTACTGCTGGTACCCGGTGCACGCGCCGATGTGCTTGTGCAGATCTCACCGACTGGCGGACGATTCCGCTTGCGCAATCGCGCCTACAACCGCATAGGACGCTCGATGATGGGTATGGGACGGATGATGGCTTCCTCCCAGGGTGAGGAGACCATTGCCACGGTTCAGACCGATGGCGCCACAACGCCAAAGCCGCTCCCTCAACAACTGCTTCCCGTCCAGCCGCTCAACAATCCGGTGCGCACGCGCCGCTTTGTGATGAACCATGGCATGGCCCCCGGCATGGGCATGGTGTTTCTGATCAACGGGCAGGCCTACGACCATCAACGCATCGATACCCGCGTGCGCCTGGGTGAGATCGAGGAGTGGGAGCTGGTGAATACCGGAGTGATGGATCACCCCTTTCACGTGCATGTCAACCCCATGCAGGTGATCAGCCGCAACGGACAGCCGGAGCCATTCCCGGCCTGGCGCGATGTGGTATTGGTGCGCGCCGGTGAAACGGTGCGGGTGCGAACGCAGTTCCGCGATTTCCCTGGTCGCAGCGTGTACCACTGCCACATCCTCGATCACGAGGAGCTGGGCATGATGGGCAACCTCCTGATTGAGGCCTGA